Within the Malus sylvestris chromosome 4, drMalSylv7.2, whole genome shotgun sequence genome, the region GCAATATCAGGACGAGTAAAAGTGAGATACTGGAGAGCCCCAACTAAGCTTCTATACTGACTAGGATCAGATAACAACCTCCCTTCGCCTGCAAGAATCTGAGTATGAGGCTTTGATGGTGTTGAAGTAGGTTTACAATTGTCCATACCTGCTTTCCTCAATAGATCTTTAGCATACTTGGTCTGAGTTATATTGTATATGCAACCCCAAAAAATATGATAACTTGCCCATGTCTTTTAGATCAAACACACCAGCAAGATCATCAATCACAGCTTGGAGTTTTACTGGATTTGAACCAGTAAGAattatatcatcaacgtaaagcAATAAAATGACAAGATCACCACCATCCACTTTAACAAATAGACTAGTGTCGGACAGAGAGGATTTGAAACCAATAGCTGGAAGATAGCTTGTGAATTTGGAGTTCCAAGCTCTAGGAGCCTGTTTGAGACCATAGAGTGATTTGACTAATCTGCACACATGATTTGGACAAGTAGGATCCACAAAGCCTTGTGGCTGTTTCATATATACTTCTTCTTCCAACTCtccatgaagaaaggcattcTTAATATCAAGTTGCCTTAATTTCCAACCAAACGTAGCAGCCAAAGCTAAAATTATCCGGACTGTAGTATGTCTTACTACAGGACTAAATGTCTCGGAATAATCTAAATCGTGCTCTTGAGTGTAACCTTGGGCAACCAACCGAGCTTTGTATCTTGAGACAGTACCATCGGGATTCTTCTTCACCTTATACACCCATTTACTGCCAATGACAGATCGATTTGACGGTGGGGGAACCAACAACCAAGTACCCTGAGTTTTCAACGCATCAAACTCCTCTTGCATTGCACACTGCCATTCTGGTTTGGTAGATGCACTCTTAAATGTTTTAGGTTCTTCACTATTTGTTATATCAGCCACGAAGGAAAACCCCCCAGAAAATTGATCACTGAGTCCCAGCAATGGATCAGCAGTATAAGGCACATCAAGTTGTAAGGAAGACAACTGAGGCAATGAAACAAGATAACCCACATAGCTCTTTTGAGAAATCGCACCAGTTTGTAATCTTGTCTGCATACGAGTGGAATGTGTGCCTGGGACATCTGAATTATGATTGAGAGAAGATGATAGAGGTGGAAGAATTACATGTAATTGTGCAGGATCTAGGACAGGAAGCAAAGGAGTAGTGTCTTGGACAGAGGAAAGAGTATGTGATGGCCCAGAGCCCTGTACTGCTAGCTCAGTTGAAGCACTCTCTTCAAATTGTGTCTCAGATGTACTTTGATGTACTGCACTAGAATCAGACCCAACCATATTCTCAGGATGTGTTGGAGAAGAACCTTGCTGACTTCTAGATATAGGGATAGGAATAATCACAGGAAGGGATGTTGATCCTTGATGATCATGTCTTTGTGGAACTACAGGCTGATTATTATTAATCAAATGAGTAGGAAACACGGATTCATCAAAATGCACATGCCTAGAGACAATGATCTTCTTGGTTGGCATATTAAAGCAAACATAGCCTTTATATCCTTGTGTGAAACCCAAAAAAACACATAACTCTGACCTTGGTTGCAATTTATGCAGATTATATGGTCTCAGCCATGGAAAAATAGCTGAACCAAACACCTTAAGAGACAGTAAATCAGGTGCTTGCTTATATAAACACAAGTAAGGAGAACTGAAAGATAAGCTTTTGCAAGGCATTCTGTTGATTAAAAACACTGCATGTGCACACGCAAAATACCACAACTCAGAAGGTAAACCAGCATCAGTAAGAAGAGTAATTGCAGTCTCTACAATATGTCTATGTTTCCTTTCAGCAACTCCGTTCTGTTGCGGGGTATAAGGACATGAAATTAACTGCTCAATACCTTTATCTGCAAGAAATGAAGTAAATCTCTTGCTTGTATATTCACCCCCTCCATCTGTTTGTAAAACCTTGATTGATACACCAAACTGATTAACAACAAAATTGTAGAACTTGACAAATATCAGAAACACATCAGATTTATTACTCATAGGAAAGATCCATACAAATCTTGTGTACTCATCAACAAATGTTACATAGTACCTATATCCTTCTAGAGATCTTATAGGAGAAGGCCCCCATATATCAGTGTGTACTTTTTCAAAAGGAAAAGTACATTTATCTGTTCTCATTGGAAATGGAGTCCTAGACATCTTGCCTCTAATACATGAAATACAAGTACTATGTATATTATCTGTTGGAATGAAAATCTTTGACTGCTTCAACATTATATCTACTATAGTATGAGATGGATGTCCGAGCCTTTTATGCCAGATGCTACTATTCACTGCTTTCCCCAAATAAGCTTCTGGATTCCTGATAGTAAACTGAGACCCTTTTGAACTTGTAAAGACAGGAATCTGAAATAACTCCTCAGGCCTACTCTTTCCTTGATACACTATCTCCTTTGTCTTCTTGTCCTGCACAAAAAATTCAGagtcatcacatataaaccagCTTTTATTGTCAGCACATAATTGTTTCATAGAAAGTAAACTTCGAGCAATAGCAGGTACATGTAGAACATTATTAAGAGTTAGAGAGTGTGTTGGTGTCTGAAGGATAGTGGAACCAATATGTTTAATTGGTAAACCTGTACCATTCCCAATAGTGATCCTCTCAGACCCTTCAAATGGTGTTACTTGAGATAAGACATTGATATCAGAAGTTATATGATGAGATGCCCCTGAATCAACCACCCAAGCATCTTGAGGAACAAAAGTTGAAGTCTGTTGAGCATTCATGGCAGACAATGATGAAGATGGAGGCTGACCTTGATATGAATAATTGCCCCTTTGATAACAATCCAGTGCAGAATGACCTCTCTTGCCACAAATCTGACATGCAATTGCAAAACCAGTAGCTGGACCATTTGTATTTCTGTGAAAACAATTAACTGCAGTGTGTCCTCGTTTATTACATATCTGACATTCAACCACTACATTAGCTCTAGTATCAACATTTCCAGACCAAGTATTATTTCCAGCACCAAACTATCTCGAACCACCAGAGTAAGACTGAGTTGTGTTCCCAGAGTTAAAATATCCCCTTCCTCTAAAACCATTATTATTTCTGTAACTGTTATTTCCTCTGTAATTATGCCCACCTCTATACTGATTGCCTTGACCATTGAAAGACTGTGATCTTGATACATTCTGACTACCAGAACCAGAATTAGCACTAAAACCATACCCATAAGACTCTGGAAGATGATAACCTTGTTGCTGATCTGCATTTGAGAAAGAGGTGGGACCATTGGGCACAACAGTAATAGTACCAGCAGTTATAGCAGgaatatgatcatggctttgaggATTGGAACCCGATGCAGACGAACTTGAACTAGAATTCAAACCAGAACTAGATCCTTGAACATATAAAGCAGACATACTCTGAGTAATAATATTCAATTCGCCCTCAATTTCTCTCTCAGCACCAAGCAACAGTGCTCGAAATTCTTTCAGAGTGAGTGTGGATTCCCGCGCCAGAATCACAGTGCGAATCACCCCATACTCCTTTGGCAATCCAGTAAGACCAGCAATCATAATATCATTATCCGAGACTACTTCACCTGCAGCACTGAGTTGATCTCTAATAAGTTTGAGTCTCAACAGATATTTATCAATTGTATCGGACCCTTTTTGAATTGTATGTAATTCAGTTTTAAGATGATTAACCCTGGATTTAGAAACAGAAGCAAAACGATCGACAAGATTAACCCATGCTTCATAAGCTGTTTTACATCCAATCACATACTCGATGGCTTCATCAGATAAAGTAGCAAGTAGCAGACTCAATAATGCCATATCAGTTGCTTCCCAGTCAAGATATGCCACTGTAATCTCATTAGTGACTCCAGTATCAGGACTTATAACAAACTTTGGTGGACATGGAATTGAACCATCAAAGTGACCAAACAATTTATACCCACGTAGGACAGACTGAAACTGAAATGCCCATTTAGCAAAATTATCTTCCTTTAGCCTGATGGTAATCATACCCAAAACACCTTCGACTTTGAATACAGGAGCAGTCATGATTGAAAGATGAAAAACTGCCACAAACCTCACACTATAGAGACTGACACTCTATGCACCCAAAACTCAGAAAGATTGacactttcttgtaaacaaATCTTGAACACAGAAAGAATGACACTTCCCGGCAAACTCGACTCAACCACAGAAAGATTGACACTTTCTGgaaaacaaatcttaatcaCAGAAAGAATGACACTTCCTGGCAAACACTTCTCAACCACAGAAAGATTGACACTTTCTGGGAAACAAATCGTAATCACAGAAAGAATGACACTTCCTGGTAAACACTGCTCAACCACAGAAAGATTGACACTTTCTTGGAAACAAATCGTAATCACAGAAAGAATGACACTTCCTGGCAACCCACTACCAAACAcagaaagaatgacactttctGAATCCTACAAATCCAGCACTTCAATCCATTATTTTAGAAACACCCATATCAATTGTCAACAATAAAGTCAAAAGAAAACACCCAGAATTCTCAAATCAAGGGAAACAAAAGCATAATCTCGACCCAAGCATATCGCAGATACCCAAACAAAACTCCAGAAATAATAGAACAACCCAGATGAAAGAACACGAACAATATCACCTGATACAACTGTAATCCATCAGCAATGCACAAAACCCAGCACTCGAACTCCAGCAAGAAACATCCGCAACCCAACCGATCAAGATTCACCAAGCACGCACCAGGAACCAATGTGAAAACCACAGCAGAAGAAGCGTCAAGACCGACTACGGCAGCAAGCCAAAAAccggcgatgataccatattaacataTGTGTTTATGAAGAATTACAGAAATGAACAATAGTAAGAAAGGTGAATcgacaaagaagatgaagagaatAGAGGAAAAGCTTTTGTTATATTTCTGAAGAAAACTAATACAACCACACTCCTAGAATGATTGTACACTCCTCTTTTTATAGTTACAACTATCTATTACAAAAGACTGAAATACCCTCACTAACAACTTCATGCTAACTAACTCAATCTTATCTAACCTCTTACCCAATGATACCTTGCCACATGGTCATCATATGGTTATTACAGTTATtacaaaccctaatgaaatatTACTTAGGTCTAGGTGATGATCAAGCTCCATGATATTCCGATGAGAGATTTTGGGGGCGCTATCGAGTGCGCCTACGTAATATTTTGTACAAAAACCAGATGCGCTAGAAGTTATGCCGTTATCACTCTATCAAAAGACATTTGCGCTCTAAATGAAATGCCAACTGAATTGTGCGATGAGTATTGTAACATGACGGAAATTTTTGTAAGGTATTTATGGTCGTGCTTTTCGTCATTTTCCACTACTCGTCACATAAGACATTTGCATATGCTATCATTTAGAACGCGGTTGTTATCTTTTGATAAGGCGATAAACCAATAACTCCCAGTTTATATGATTTTTGTATAAAATAATCATCGTTGCTGGCAGCTCCAACTATACAATTTTGAACAATGAAGGCAGCAATCGGTAGCTCCTCCGAAATTGCTTTCGCGATATATCTTGGAGGTTGATCACATAAGACTGAAACACTCTTTCATTGATGTGTATTATAGTGGAGCttcaaaaaatttaagaaactttaacgaaaagttttcggtactgtttattttaatgaaaaaccatatttttatactaaaaagtcaatcctggtactattcactttaccatttattttgtttttatcgttaaaactcaaaattttcaaactattttcattaattttcttaaaaatttATGACATTAGAGTAGGTTATTCGCATGATAGTTAACGACTACACATACTTCacgttttatttaatttagtttGCTCATTTAAAAAGCTTGAGAATAAATTCGAGTAAAAGATAGAAGGGCTTTCTATGGTAGAACTTCAATCTGACATATTCTTCACGAATAATGGCCTCTTAGAAATGGAAGACTCCAGCAGGCTCCACATGTCATCGTACGTGTCACATCGTGATACACCACGCACCTACTATCGCCAACACGAAACTTCTTCACACAGACGTGTCTAATATTTGTGCACCCAAAAACCAGATCTGTATAAAGCTCGTAGCTAAAAATAGCCATATAAATCATCAAAGTGCATATGCACAAACCAAAAGAGCTATGGCTTCCGGCGATGAATTCAGATTGACATCACCCGAAATAGACCATGAAGGAAGGATGCCCAGAAAATACACAGGAGAAGGTCAAGGAGCAAAAAAGAACATATCTCCCCCTTTAGAATGGTACAACTTGCCACAAGGGACCAAGAGCCTAGCCCTAGTTGTACAGGACATTGACGCACCCGACCCAAAGGGTCCTCTCGTGCCTTGGACGCATTGGGTTGTGGTGAACATTCCACCGACTCTGAAAAAACTGCCGGAGAGTTTTTCCGGTAAAGAAGAGGAGGGGGGTGGTGAGTATGGCGAGATCAAAGAAGGTAACAATGATTGGAAGGTGCCTGGGTGGCGTGGGCCCATGCTGCCTAATCATGGTCATAGGATCGAGTTCAAGCTTTATGCTTTGGACGATGATCTGCACCTAGGTCACAAGGTATGTTTGTAGGTCTATGTTCTCTTGTTAGACTATTTGACAACATAAATAGTTAAGTCAATTCGTATATATTGTTAAATTGTGAATCTGATTAATCACGTGAATCGACTATGTGACAATATAATTAGTTAAATCAATTCTTATACATTgttaaattgtgaatgtgattgaTCAAGTAAATCTTCACTAATGCATGACTCGGATTTAAGCAAATATTAGTAAGAGAATATTaaacagaaacagttttttttttaatttaaattttattaaatgttAAAATTTGGGTGAGTTGCACTTGCAGGTGACGAAGGACAAGGTGTTGGAGGCAATTAAAGGGCATGTTCTGGGAGAAGCAGTGTTGATCGCCATTTTCTGATGCTAATTACTATATATTAGTTGTTTGGATGTTGTGCTGTGACTTTTTGATCATGCACTCTTTTTCAATTAACGTGTGATGTTATCTTTAGTTTCTCAAGTTCTGAGCAAGACAATAATGgaaaattagtaaaaaaaaaaaaaaaaaagaaaaaccttcAAAAGAGTTGGAGTTTTCGGAGCAAATATATATTACATGAAGTTGGAGGTCTGCAGGGCAACTGTTGCTTGTAATGCACGCCAAAGACCAATTTATTCACCAGAAACAAAATTTGGAAGACTGATCACCAAATTCAATGAAACTGTACatgatttaaaaaaagaaaaagaaaaactcacGGAACAAATTAGCCCTTCATATGATTTGGTCGATTTTATTGTGCCTGACCTTCTGTTTGATTTTGGACACATTGTGAGCAAAGGTAGGCACGGCCCTAGCCTCAAATATTAATCCCAAGGCCCATGGTAATAATGTTAAGCAAATGGTTTATAACGTATGTGATATTCTTCACCTAATTTGTGACGCAACTAATTTCCTTCAAACCCTTTTCGGCATATTTGCGGTTAACTCTTGCACTCAATTTTTGTAGAAACTTTGTCATATAACCTTCAACTTGATTCAGTTCAATAATGACCATTAGAGCTGCTCCGTTTAATGATGATAACATTAGTAATTGGAATTGGAGAATGTGTACGTGTAGTATTGAAGAGGGACTGAAAGAAGTGATTGGTGTATTTTGGATTTTCGGTATTCCTTTTGGGCCCTATGATACTTGTTTTGGTTTGGAAAGGGTTTGGCAAGATGAGTCCAACACACGGCTTTTTTGTGACATAAGACGTTTTGGGTGTTTGAACATCGTTTAGGGGTTTAGAACAGCGATGGGAGTAGTGTATTTTCGGCTTTTCGGTAATTGAATTTGGCCCATGATTCTTTTTTCGGCTGGGAAAGGCTTAGGCAACACGAGTCCAACGTGTTTTTGGGCGTTTTTGGAGGTTTTAGGGGTTTAGAACagcttttcaaaattttgttagaGTGTTTTTTGAGCAAttctgtaattttattttaatttctattGCAATTAGGATTTTCCTATGACTATTTGACTTTTAGAGTTgtgttgattttttattttttatttttttaaaaggggATAACTGGTGACAAGTCACGgttattctttctttttgggCCCGAAGAGGTTATGGAGAAATTTATCCTGCCCGTGGTCACAATCAAGTAGATTCATCAGCTCGGAGCATCAAAACCGGAACCTCCCATATTTTTGGTTTATTAGGAAGCCGCAATCTGCGCCCTTACCAGTGGATTATCAGAGTTTTACTAAAACGAAATAGGTCGTGAACCCTTAATCAGATACTTTCCCTCTGCCAATTATGACCATCAAAGCCTAAATAAAAGTAGTACCATGGTTCGTGACTTTGAATCCAATAACTACCTTTTTTTACATTTGGGGGTGGTTGGGGACTCAGTTTGGAATTCGGTGGGGGAGGGATGAGTGCTTTTATGAAGATGATCTAAGTCTCACATTTGTCATCTTATAAAATAAATCACAATTTAAATAGTCTCACTCCTAATTGTATTGAAgccttttgaataaaaaaatcttTGTATTAATGTACGGGTGATTAAGTAGAGACAATTTCGATGTCATTAGTGTGGTCGCGGCCCGTctctttgaaactttaattagAACGAATTTTAGATCTGGGTCTGAATTACTATTTTTACTTATAAACATAACCAGTATAGCTCTACTTTTGTCCCACTCCAAAGTGGTCCTATTTTTTCGGGGCGtgtcaaataaaagaaaaaaacaacatCGACTATCTTATAATATAAATCACAACTTATATCAAATGATCTCACTTCTAATTGCACCAAGGTCTTTTACATAGAATTCTCATACTTATTAATTGCACGTGTGCTTAAGTAGAGACTATCAATGTTTTTAGTAATTGATAGTGGCCCGTCTCTCTGAAACTTTAATATAAGTTCCTTGCACAATTAAGTGCCCTTAG harbors:
- the LOC126617856 gene encoding uncharacterized protein LOC126617856 encodes the protein MASGDEFRLTSPEIDHEGRMPRKYTGEGQGAKKNISPPLEWYNLPQGTKSLALVVQDIDAPDPKGPLVPWTHWVVVNIPPTLKKLPESFSGKEEEGGGEYGEIKEGNNDWKVPGWRGPMLPNHGHRIEFKLYALDDDLHLGHKVTKDKVLEAIKGHVLGEAVLIAIF